A segment of the Serratia fonticola genome:
TTGTTCAACTTTAGCTGAATCGAGCCAGTTGATGGGAGGCGTTCCGGCTGGACAGTCGCCGGGCGGAAGATAATTGGCTGGTAACGTTGTCAGCCTGGTTTTGCCCAGTATGATGAACAAAACGGCTGGCCGAGCAGAGGTGGAAAGTGGCGAACAATACCGTGAAGTTTATCGATAACCTTTGTCTGAGTGGGCATGAAGGGTTATGGCAATTAGCCATTGAGCAGGGCCGTATTGCGCATATCATTCCGCAACCGGAAGGGCTCGAGTGGCGCAGTGATGCTCTGGATGCGCAGGGTGGGCTGGCATTGCCAGCCTTTGTTGAGCCGCATATCCATCTGGACACGACGCAAACGGCTGGGCAACCCGCCTGGAACCAGTCAGGGACACTGTTTGAAGGCATTGAACGTTGGGCAGAACGCAAAGCACTGCTTACGCACGAAGACGTAAAGCAGCGGGCCTGGCAGACGCTGAAGTGGCAAATTGCCAATGGGGTACAGTATGTTCGTACCCACGTTGATGTGTCTGATCCTGGCCTCACAGCGCTGCGCGCCATGTTGGAAGTCAAACAAGAGGTGGCACCCTGGGTTACGATGCAGATCGTCGCCTTCCCGCAGGAAGGGATCTTGTCTTATCCCAATGGTGAAGCGTTGCTGGAGGAGGCCTTGCGGCTTGGGGCGGATGTCGTTGGTGCTATCCCGCATTTTGAATTCACCCGTGAATACGGCGTGGAGTCGCTGCACAAGGCTTTTGCTCTGGCGCAGAAGTATAACCGGCTGGTGGACGTGCACTGCGATGAGATCGACGATGAGCAATCCCGCTTTGTCGAAACGGTAGCCACTCTGGCATTGAAGCTGGATATGGGCGATAGCGTGACCGCCAGCCACACTACCGCGATGCACTCTTACAATGGGGCCTATACCTCGCGGTTGTTCCGTTTGCTTAAAATGTCCGGTATCAACTTTGTGGCCAATCCGTTAGTGAATATTCACCTGCAAGGGCGTTTTGATACTTACCCTAAACGGCGTGGGATCACGCGGGTGAAGGAGATGCTGGAAGTGGGGATCAATGTCTGCTTTGGCCACGATGATGTGTTTGATCCCTGGTATCCACTCGGCACTGCCAATATGTTGCAGGTGCTGCATATGGGGCTCCACGTCTGCCAACTGATGGGCTACGGCCAGATTGATGACGGCTTGAAGCTGATCACTACCCACAGTGCGCGTACCCTGCATCTTGACGATTATGGTTTGCAGGCGGGCAATAGCGCCAATTTGGTGATCCTGCCAGCAGAAAGCGGTTTTGATGCGCTACGCCGTCAGACGCCGGTACGTTATTCGATTCGCAATGGCGCGATAATCGCTGAGACTCAGCCTGCGGAAAGCAAAGTGTATCTGGCACAGGAAGAGAGGGTCGATTTCCGGCGTTAAGAATAAAAAAAGGGCTGCTAATGCAGCCCCTACGTTCAATCACCAGGGTCTTAGTGCGTTACATGCCCGTGGCTGCGGTGCTTGGTTACAAAACCGAGCAGCAGACACATCACAAACACGGCCAGATACAGGCCGTTGGCAGTGGTCAGTGCCGCATGTGCTCCTCCTTTGGCGACGATTGGGCCAGTGACCACGAAGGTCAGCATGGTACCGATGGTGCCGCAGGTGAGGATAAAGTTGACCAGTTTTGGTGAGGAGACTTTGGTTTGCAGCGAACCTAACGTGATCAGCGTGGTGTAGATGGCGCTGG
Coding sequences within it:
- a CDS encoding cytosine deaminase is translated as MKFIDNLCLSGHEGLWQLAIEQGRIAHIIPQPEGLEWRSDALDAQGGLALPAFVEPHIHLDTTQTAGQPAWNQSGTLFEGIERWAERKALLTHEDVKQRAWQTLKWQIANGVQYVRTHVDVSDPGLTALRAMLEVKQEVAPWVTMQIVAFPQEGILSYPNGEALLEEALRLGADVVGAIPHFEFTREYGVESLHKAFALAQKYNRLVDVHCDEIDDEQSRFVETVATLALKLDMGDSVTASHTTAMHSYNGAYTSRLFRLLKMSGINFVANPLVNIHLQGRFDTYPKRRGITRVKEMLEVGINVCFGHDDVFDPWYPLGTANMLQVLHMGLHVCQLMGYGQIDDGLKLITTHSARTLHLDDYGLQAGNSANLVILPAESGFDALRRQTPVRYSIRNGAIIAETQPAESKVYLAQEERVDFRR